The region aaaGGCGAGAAATTTGAGCCCTACTGTCCCAAGCGGCGATATTTTGAGTCGCTTATGTTCCTAAAAGACGAAGAAATTCCTGATAAAAAGACAAAGCGTCACGATAACCCCCCGCTGCAGCAACAATATTCCGAGAGCACTGTAACTTTAATCCCGGCGGAAAACTGTGAAGAACTATCCGATGCCGAGAGTCTgccaaagccacaaaaagcGGATAATCAAAAGTTATCACCCAAAAACTGTGCAACCGAATATTTATTCGAGGATGCATCTGCTGCATGCACTGCTGACCCTATTATCAGTATTCAAACAGTCAatgccaacaacaaccatcCATCAGGAGCTACTATCAAGGAGGTGGAAATTGTCATGACATCGTCCGACAGCAGGGTTATTTCGGAACGAAGAAAATCCCTACCCGATATTCCCAAACAAATAGATTCCgagcaggccaggccagtcCAGGCCGCCATCCAACAAAAACCGAACAAAATAAGTCGAAAGCGCTCTTCTTCCCTATCATCTCAAGTATCCGACGATAATGAAGTCGTGGTGCCAGCAGCCAAGTTTCGAGCGGATATATCTACAATAGACTTTGAGCGGTTGTTTTCGCTGGCGCTCAAGAGTGCCGACCACCAGCTCGACGATCACTTCTCGAATTTCGGAAAAATTATTGCCCACAAGCTGCGTTCCATGGAAGCCACCCAAGCTATATATGCGGAGAAAATAATCGCTGATGTTCTCTATCAGGGCCAGATGAAAATGCTCTCCACATTAAGTATACACCAGTTCTTGGGCGTAGATAATGCAACAGTTTATGTTGATAGTCACAGTAAATAATTAATTGTCTTTAAAtgcatatataaatttatagattttatataataagaagaagaaaatataCATTCATGTGTACAAAAGTTGTATcactttattttgtttgtttaatcGGAGTTAGattcttttttttggaatGCCGAACCACATAAGGATCTGGGTAATGGTACCTCGGAAGCCAAATTCAAGGACGTTGTACGTGCCAGACCCCGAACAGACCCTGCCAGATACAAAGAGCACAACAGAATACAGAAGTAATGTGGCAATTTTTCGATACTaagattttatttttgaattcaTGGGTATAAATAGCCTGTGTGGTATATTTAGACACTTTGATATTTCCTTATAAGCATTGCCCAGACATCGGGGTATCTTGTTTGTAAAAATGTTGTTAACTTTTGCGCCTTTTGAGCTTGTTGAGGCGAACAGTTTCTGCATTTCCTGGTGATAACTTCTGGCAGAGCAGCTGCGAATGATTATGATTGAATAAAATATTGTGAATGTAGCGTCGCAGCTTTTCGATGTCTATAGATGTTGTAAACTGTTATACGCTACCTTTAAGTTGCTGCCCCAATTGGTCGCATTCGCTCTTCTCAAGAATGCACATTATTTGGCGACTGACCACGACCTGGTTATTCAGCAGCTTGTTAATATTTCTCTCTTCGGCTTGGGCCTTTGAGGAAATAAAAATGatgaagaaaataaaataaagaaccAAAAACTGCGCCTGATTTTTATTTAGTGAAAGCATTACTACTCCTTCGAATACGCGACTGTGTGACTGTATATCTGAACGAGAGCCAGAAACTGTGTATCCCATTTATTCGTGCATGCGCAAAAGAGGCTGGACCTCGAATGCCATTAAAAAATATCTCCGCGTAGTCACCATCAAGGTACGGATAGGAATCGAATCTCAAATGAGACGGCAATAGTACTTATcgctggaaaaaaaaacacacatgCCAGATGAGCGATTTTACTACACTAAATACTCTATTAtctaaataataatttatcaTCTAAGCTAACAAAAAATACGAAAGAATTAACAGACAACTTCCAACAAGAGATACTTTTACTTTCAAGATACAATCTTGCTGTGATCTTTGGCTCTGCTCTAGAAACAATATCCTTTATACTTGTCGCCTCAATCATAGATTGCGATTCGGTTCGAATCTCAGCAGAAGCAATGCTTAATCGATTCGAAAATGGCTAAAAGCAATGTTACATAAAGCTAAAAATCTAAGAATATCTAGTCAGGATACAGGCTGGGCCGTCGAAACGGGGTCTGGTCTGTCGAGGAAACTATCCCGGGCCCGTCTCCTCTAGGCCCGATtacgttgcgttgcgttgaaTTATCAATGTAGAAGGGGCCCTAAGAGCCCCAATGCGGCTCTCGACAGCCCTGGGTATGAGCAAATAAAGTTACTTAAAATATTTAGAGCGTTGTGCTTAAAAGTTCTGCTTTACTAAAACACAAATTACTTTGAAAGGCAGTCAAGACAGAAGTAGTTCCTACGCTACAATTATATAATAGTGTGTAGAGTAAGACAGCTTAAGtgtaattatatatatttatatgtatgtatttgtatgtatgtatgtcttaTATACATTTCCTAAAACTTGAAagctttatttaaatattttttacatGCAAGTATGAAAATACATTTGACAATATAGCGAAATATGTTTTATTAACTTCTATTGCGATACAATGGGGCTCTTTTTATCTATATCAGATATATTCGCGTTGTTCTGCGGCGCAGCACCGTTGCCGGGACTGGCTGGAATATTTCCCGCTCGGTCAATACTCCACGGATTCGAGCCAGAGATGGGAGAGTCGGCGTGACCGAATCCGGTGTGATTATCGTGCTCCACGGCATTGGTACCGTCATATTGCGTGTTCTCCAGCCGCGTTATCAACCGCTCATCCTCCTCACCAAACTCCCCGCCCATCAGGGTGGGCTCACCCACAACCATTACATCTTGCGAGGAGAGGGAAAAGCTCGGGCCAGAGGGTGATCGCTTCTGATTTGTCACAGGCGGGGTGTTTGCATTATTGGCCCCGCCGCCCGAGTTGGAGCCTTTCCGCTTGCGCCGTTTATTGGGCGGCCTTTGGGGATCTTTTTTGCCCGGCGGTGCTACCATACGCTGCCATTTTTGAAATAAAGTTGTCTTCAGGCAGTCCCGTGGACTAAGTGCATAGGCCTTGTGTCGAGACATTAGCTCCTGCATCGGTTCAAGTATAACACATAATCGTAGATAATTTAGTGTTGAGTTGGTTATGCCAGCTCTTGTAATGTTCTTAGTGATTTGATCTAGAAGCATCGGATCGGGGGGAAGCGAGGTGCCAATCACGGATCTTGGAATGAGTTCCCTGTGTCCCTTAATGGTCATATGCCAAGACTTGATGCGCATATAGTCGTCATACATGAACTCCAAGATCAGCCTGGCATCAGCACATACTTTCGTAAAAAACGGCTTGCCATGTTGAGTTATTACCGTGCACTGATCACAGTCCAGGGTTATAGACGTATTGTGAAACGACTCCTTAGCGTGCTTCAATTGAAAGTACAAGTCAGACACTCCGCCTTCATATATGCTTCGGAAGAAGCGCGGGATGAGTGTTCGGCCAATCGTATACCTTTTTGGTCCGTCTTCCAGGCAAAACAGGATTGTCAATCTGGCATCGTCCTCGAAAAACTCCGTTGTGAATGAGTCCCACCAGCAATTGTCGCTTTCTTCGTTCCGCTGCTGAAGGCGTTTGTTTAGCTCGAATACTCGGTGCTCGGTGTGACTGAAGTACGAGTTGTGCCTCCTAAAGCCTTGATCAATCCGGTCCATTTGCTGGGGACCGCCCATCATGGGATGATTTCCTCCGTGACCGAAGGGAGATGCTGGTGGCATTGGGTTGAATTGACCGCCCACTCCAAAGACTGTGGGCGATGAAAAGTGGCCAGCCTGTCCGCTGTTGAAGGGAGTGCCCGAACTGGCTGGTCGACTGAACTGGCCCAAGCCAGATGATGGCGATCCAAAAGGTCCTCCCACAGGACCATTGAAGTTTCCAGCTGTCGCCGACTGTGGATAGTTCCCAGGAATGTTCTGTGAGCCAACAGGACCCGGCGTGGATGACCCCGAGGGTGCAGGTGAAGAGGTATATTGAGGTGTATTCGATCCAGGTTGATTAGAGTTTTGAAACACTAAAGACTGATTTCCAGCGGGAGAGGATTGGCCAGCAGGTGGATATGGATTGCCACCCGAGTTGTACGGCAATCCTCCTTGTTGAAACCCACTCTGGTTGCTCCCATCAGGATTCAGAGCTGACGAGTTCGACGTGGGCAACATAGATCCACCCTCAGAAACTCCTTTCCAGCTACCGTCGTCAATATTTGATTGAGAAGACATCGTATTTCCAGAATTTAAACCTCTACGATTCATGCCTACAGTAATTATTTAAGGACATGCGGTTCGGCCTGAAATTAATAAACGTATTTTAGGTGCAATTGTATTATTCCGTTTAAATCATCGTGTTTATAGCCGTTTTGTATATTAATACGCATGTACGTATGTGTGCACTTGTCTTAAGGCCCAAgtgattttaaaaatatgtgtatatacATTTAAGAACACTGTTTTTCAGccaataatattttaaaaacgAATCGTGCTAATGTTCCGCGATaattttttggtttaatttgACTTGGATGTTGCCTATATTTACCTTTGCAAAAGGCATACAATATTTCAATTCTTAAGCCACAAACACATATAAATGTATCTACATTTCAAGAAAACGGATTGGCCCCTGCCGATAGTTTGCCATCGCTTTCTGTGCGACCCTGTGCGATATACACGCCACAAATGTGAAAACATGTGAACATCCCAAATGGGATGGTTGAAACGAAACATGGCTGGATTTGTATACATTCGGGCAGTCTTCGGTTTTCCTTTACCTTTACAGAAAATGCTCGATTTAAGAAGATCAAGATCTTAGATGCATTAACTGTGTATTTAAAATCTTTGACGAACTGTGagtaaaaaattaaattgccaaTTACATTTTGAATTATGGGTGGCGGAAAACAGTTTTCTTTACCCAGATGTTCAGTTACGCGCATGTTACGGGCACGTTTTTAAAAAGTAGATCACAAAATTTTTGTGCAAGTGAAAACCGGAGCCTGCCTTAATATTTTCTGATATTCTGATACAAAAATCATCTAAGGATTGTTTACACCAGACTTTAAATAAATCTAGACCGAAACACAGAGATAGCGAGAGACACAAGGATAAATCAATATTGATACCCATCTCCACAATGCCATCAGTCAAACATCTGTGGCACTATTTCTGCCATAACGATACTTACCAAAGCCACATCTAGCCACAAAGCCAAATCATTTTTGTATACTATTATTCTAACTGCAACAGGTTCGACTACGTAGCCCGACCGTACCATGAATACTGAAGTAGCTAACACAAATTAAACCATTATAGGTATAACtataacaaattaaaaagtaTTGCAATAATAATAAGCAACATTAATGAAGCCATTAGCTACAGTAAGCTACCACTTACTTCACTCGTGATTAATTTTATAGTTATTTCCACCGATAGCAGAGTATAACATCGATGTTGCGAGAATTATTTCAATTCATGTGTTCCATTGAAATGCATTTGACGCCGCACCCTTGACTGAATGATTTAGTAAGTGCCGTATGAATTTGTAATCAAAATATGGTGTTTGAAACTGTTGCTTGAAAACAAACTACAGTTTTcgtttatattttatgtaattaacaatttatattttgaaaagTATAGATTTATGTGATTAACTCATATGTTCAACTCGTCCAGTCCACgtgtatttgtgtatgtatgttatcTTCCAAGTGCATGAACACTCGCTTCGATGTTTGTGAAACTATAAATAGTTTTGAAGAATATTTTGGTTGAAGCGACTATTGAGTTTTTATCCACATCAATATACATAACTTCATCGGATCCTAGATGGATTTAAGCAATTAATACCAATTTAACTCAGTTGTCGGCCCAAGTGTACATGCGGACATACAGTGGTGCTCATACActtaagccacaagaactacaccATGAATTTAAGCGAAtatcaagaaaagtttttattatacagctcccattttttgtctcaaattagttctatatgtcagtgttttaatacaacaacaaccaagttatgaaaatatatagtcagcgaaataattaaaaaatctgaAATTATCTCCAAAATATCCTGCTCATATACTTAAGCCacctaaaaaaaaatggttaaaaaagttaaaatttgctcagtattcctagtatttttaataaaactactttaatattttgtaggatGACCTTTCTGCTTAAGAAAAGTGGAGCAACGCCTTGGTATTGAGTCTACAGGACGTGCCCACTGTTGAGGGGTGATTTTCCTTCATTCTTCCTGTAAAATTCGGCACAAatccttttaattgctgttttttttttgggcaatgaCTTGGTTTAGAATTCCCCACAAGTTCTCTATAGGGTTCTGGTCGGAACTCTCCGGAGACCATTACAAAACATTGATTCCCTCTTGGTTAAGCCACCACTTGACTATCCTGCAGCAATGTATCGGGTCGTTGTCCTGTTAAAATATACAGGCAAGTGGCAAATTATCGGCATGTTCTCCAGATAATGTGTTACTCAGAATGTCCCTCTACATTTCGGCGTTCATAATACCTTGAATCTTCACCAGGAGACCTAAACACGATGCTGTCCATCATGAATGTTAAAAAGCGCCTTCAATTCGCCACAGTGCATACCCACCAAGGTcctaatttttgaaatatgatTGTTTGGATCGAAAAATCCAAGTTTAATGTCTTTAGAAGTGATGGTAAACTATATGTACGACGTCCAACCAACAAATAATTACCTCCAGAATACACAAAGAAGACCGTTAAACATTGTGGCGTTCGATCATGGTCTGGGGCTGTTTCACCGCATCGTGTTTAGGTCTCCTGGTGAAGATTCAAGGTATTATGAACGCCGAAATGTAGAGGGACATTCTGAGTAACACATTATCTGGAGAACATGCCGATAATTTGCCACTTGCCTGTATATTTTAACAGGACAACGACCCGATACATTGCTGCAGGATAGTCAAGTGGTGGCTTAACCAAGAGGGAATCAATGTTTTGTAATGGTCTCCGGAGAGTTCCGACCAGAACCCTATAGAGAACTTGTGGGGAATTCTAAACCAAGtcattgcccaaaaaaaaaacagcaattaaaaggatTTGTGCCGAATTTTACAGGAAGAATGAAGGAAAATCACCCCTCAACAGTGGGCACGTCCTGTAGACTCAATACCAAGGCGTTGCTCCACTTTTCTTAAGCAGAAAGGTCatcctacaaaatattaaagtagttttattaaaaatactaggaatactgagcaaattttaacttttttaaccatttttttttaggtGGCTTAAGTATATGAGCAGGATATTTTGGAGATAATTtcagattttttaattatttcgctgactatatattttcataacttggttgttgttgtattaaaacactgacatatagaactaatttgagacaaaaaatgggagctgtataataaaaacttttcttgataTTCGCTTAAATTCATggtgtagttcttgtggcttaagtgtatgagcaccactgtatgtacatgcataaatatgttaacatatctctgctgaaGTATGCCGAAATGTAAAACACTTATTTTTTTTAGCATTAGAACAACACTCACATATACCATTTACTATTTCTTCTTACAGATAACATATACCTAAAATGTCAACGGAAAGCTTAAGCAGCCTGAGCGACCTCGAACTGCATAGAAAGCTGATTCAATGCGGATTTCCAAGCACTCCTGTGACGGAAACAACCAGAGCGGTTTTAATTCAAAAgttaaaaaaacacaaaaaggcGGAGAAACTAAAGAGAAGAAGTACCAAGTATGCCCTGTACTCTCCAGAGCAGCGCGAGCAACCTATATTTAAATATCCACAGCGTTTGTCTGCTgtagacaacaacaacgacattGAATTGTGCAGAAATCCTTCAGTATTTAACCAGCGTAACTACGACGAGCCCGATTTAAACACACTGCAAATGTCGCCTTCCAAGATGTATGCCCAACCACCTGTTGTGGCAGCCAATTACGACAGTGAGTGCATGCCGCa is a window of Drosophila pseudoobscura strain MV-25-SWS-2005 chromosome 3, UCI_Dpse_MV25, whole genome shotgun sequence DNA encoding:
- the LOC4804302 gene encoding uncharacterized protein, with the translated sequence MDFIDDFIEEYKVNPCLWKADSVDFRNRSKRQEAYMKLIEVATKHGEMYNVERTKQKINNLRCAFRHQLRKCNEIKKKGEKFEPYCPKRRYFESLMFLKDEEIPDKKTKRHDNPPLQQQYSESTVTLIPAENCEELSDAESLPKPQKADNQKLSPKNCATEYLFEDASAACTADPIISIQTVNANNNHPSGATIKEVEIVMTSSDSRVISERRKSLPDIPKQIDSEQARPVQAAIQQKPNKISRKRSSSLSSQVSDDNEVVVPAAKFRADISTIDFERLFSLALKSADHQLDDHFSNFGKIIAHKLRSMEATQAIYAEKIIADVLYQGQMKMLSTLSIHQFLGVDNATVYVDSHSK
- the LOC4804303 gene encoding allergen Tha p 1; amino-acid sequence: MLSLNKNQAQFLVLYFIFFIIFISSKAQAEERNINKLLNNQVVVSRQIMCILEKSECDQLGQQLKAALPEVITRKCRNCSPQQAQKAQKLTTFLQTRYPDVWAMLIRKYQSV
- the Chi gene encoding LIM domain-binding protein 2, yielding MNRRGLNSGNTMSSQSNIDDGSWKGVSEGGSMLPTSNSSALNPDGSNQSGFQQGGLPYNSGGNPYPPAGQSSPAGNQSLVFQNSNQPGSNTPQYTSSPAPSGSSTPGPVGSQNIPGNYPQSATAGNFNGPVGGPFGSPSSGLGQFSRPASSGTPFNSGQAGHFSSPTVFGVGGQFNPMPPASPFGHGGNHPMMGGPQQMDRIDQGFRRHNSYFSHTEHRVFELNKRLQQRNEESDNCWWDSFTTEFFEDDARLTILFCLEDGPKRYTIGRTLIPRFFRSIYEGGVSDLYFQLKHAKESFHNTSITLDCDQCTVITQHGKPFFTKVCADARLILEFMYDDYMRIKSWHMTIKGHRELIPRSVIGTSLPPDPMLLDQITKNITRAGITNSTLNYLRLCVILEPMQELMSRHKAYALSPRDCLKTTLFQKWQRMVAPPGKKDPQRPPNKRRKRKGSNSGGGANNANTPPVTNQKRSPSGPSFSLSSQDVMVVGEPTLMGGEFGEEDERLITRLENTQYDGTNAVEHDNHTGFGHADSPISGSNPWSIDRAGNIPASPGNGAAPQNNANISDIDKKSPIVSQ